AACAGCCATATTCAGGTTTTGTCTGGGAAGTCCGGCATTATCATAGGCCATATTGTTAAGTCTGGCAAACTCTTCGGTTCCCATTAAATCATAGCGAGGCATAACTGTAAAACTGCTTTTTGCCGAAACTTCAACCTTAAGCGGTCCTTTTTTACCCTTTTTGGTCGTAATAATGATTACTCCGTTTGCCGCTCTGGAACCATAGATTGCGGCTGCCGATGCATCTTTTAAAACCTGAATCGATTCAATATCATTTGGGTTAAAATCGCGGTTTCCGGAAGTTACCAGACCATCAATAACATATAATGGATTTGTGTTTTGAAGGTTTTTAAGTCCTCGAATCTCGACATTAGCTTCCTGTCCCGGACGTCCTCCTCCTCGAACCTTAACTCCCGTTACCAATCCCTGAAGTCCATCGGCGATTGTAGTGACCTGACGTTTCTGGATTTCTTCGGCTTTTACCAGCGAAATTGCACCTGTTAGGTCTTTTTTCTGCTGCGATCCGTAACCTACAACCACTATCTCATCAAGTTTCATGGCATCTTCGGCTAATGTGGCATCGATTGTGGTTTTGTTGTTAATCGCAATTTCTGTTGTTTTAAATCCCTGCGAGCTAAAAACTAATGTTTGGTTTGCTCCTGCAGCGATTTTATATCTGCCGTCAAAATCGGTTACGGCTCCGTTTTTAGTGTCCTTGATAACGACGTTGGCAAACGGAATAGGTTCTCCTGTTTCTGAAGCTACTTTTCCCGTTATGGTTATTTGCTGTGCGTACGTTTGTTGTAGTAATAAACTAAAGAAAAACAAAAGGCAGTACCTCTTCTTTAAAATTTGAGTGAGCGTTGTTTTCATTGATTTTTCATTTTAGATAGTTTTCATTTTGTGGTTGGTTTGGATTTTTTTTAAATGTTAGTCATCTCGGATGCGGGCAAATACGGAATTTAAAACACCCTCTGTTAATAATGTGTTCATTTTAATTCAAAATTATTAATGATATTATTTTTCAAACTTTATTTTACTGATGCAATATTTTTTGAGCTAAAAAATTATCAATATGATTTATTTGAAAAGTCAAAGTAGATGATTTAAATTCAAAATAAAATGCTTCTTTTGTGTCAATTTCTATTTCAAATGATTCAAATTGTATAAAAAAGCTCAAATAAATCAAGGCCTGCAACATTTTGTTGAAAATTGACACGATTTGCAGAAGTCCTTATTTTATCATAAAAAACACAACTATGCGTAAATTCTTTCTTTTTTGGTTTTTATTCATTTTTTCGACAAATTTTATTCAGGCACAGGAATATTATTTTAAACATTTTCAGGTTGAAGAAGGTCTTTCCAACAACACCGTTCTGACTTCTTTACAGGACGAAGACGGCTTTATGTGGTTTGGAACAAAAGATGGTTTAAACCGCTTTGACGGCTACCGCTTTAAGACTTACAGAAGCAATCAGGACCCGATTCATAGTTTAGGAAGCAATTATATTCAGTCGCTTCACGAATATAAAGGCATTATTTGGGTAGGTACCGATAAAGGTTTGTACCGATACAATAAAAAGAATGACCAGTTTACGGTTTTAAATGAAGCAATCAATGACAGAATCAACGATATTAATCATGACAAACACGGAAATATCTGGTTTGTATCAGGAAATATTCTGTACAAATATTCTACAACCAAGAAAGAAACAAAAACTTTCAGTCCTAATAAATATTTTATTGCTACTTCGATTTCTCAGGATGCGTATGGCGAGATCTGGGCTGCTTCCTTAAATAAGGTATATCGCTATTCTGAGGAAAGTCTTTCGTTTGAACATATTCCGATTACGCCTCCGGCCAATTCATCAAATTTCAGAATAACCACGATTTATGCTCTGGACAAAAACAATATCGCGATTGGAACACAGGAAGACGGCGTTCTGATTTACAATATCAAAAACAAAACGACTTCGAACCTGGAATTTTCATCAAAAAAACCGGTTTATGTGCGTCAGTTTAAAAAGAAAGACAACTGCGAACTCTGGATTGCGAGCGAATCCGGAGTGTATGTCTATAATCTGATTACGAAAACAAGTCTTAATCTTAGAAAAAATTACAACGATCCTTACGCGATTTCAGATAATGCAGCGTATTCGATTACGATTGATAAAGAAAACGGTGTCTGGGTAGGCACTTATTTTGGCGGTATTAATTACCATCAGAAACAATACACGCAGTTTAAGAAATATTTTCCGCAGAAAGGCCAGAATTCCATCAGCGGAAGTGCCGTAAGAGAAATTCATAAAGACGACCGCGGCGATCTTTGGATTGGTACCGAAGATGCCGGCCTAAACCGATTCAATCCGAAAACGCAGACTTTTACTTCGTATCTTCCAAACGGAAGTAAAAGCAGTGTTTCCTATTATAATATTCATGCTTTAATGCCCAGAAAAGACAAAATCTGGATTGGAACTTTTGAGCATGGTCTGGATGTTTTAGACCGAAATTCAGGAATGGTAATTAAACATTACAGCGCCAATAATCCTGCAACGGGACTGCACAGCAATTTTATTTTTTCTTTTTATGAAACCAAAAAAGACGAATTAATTGTCATAACCACAATGGGATTGTACCGCTATAATGAACAAAAAGACAGTTTCGATATTCTGAAAACTTTTCCCGAAACCACGCATTATACAACCTATAAAGAAGACAGCGACGGAAATCTCTGGGCGGGAAGTTACCGAGATGGTTTGTTTTACTACAATCCGAAATCAGGAAAAAGAGAAGTTTTTATTTATGATTATAAAAACGCAAAAGGCATAAGCAACAATTCGATCAACTATATTTTTGAGGATAGTTCGAAAAATCTTTGGTTTGCGACTGAAAACGGACTGAATTTATTTGATAAAAAAACAAGAACGTTTAAAAAATTCACCACCAAAAACGGACTTCCGAGTAATGTCGTATATTCAATTTTAGAAGATGATAACCGTAATTTATGGCTTACGACATCAAAAGGTCTGGTAAAATTCAGTCCCGATCATAAAGGTGTAAAAATCTATACAACTGCAAATGGTTTACTGAGTGATCAGTTTAATTATGCATCGGCTTTTAAGGATGCTGACGGCAATATGTATTTTGGAAACCTGAACGGAATGATCAGCTTCAATCCTAAAAACTTCACCAAAAACAAGTACACGCCTTCGATTTTTATTACCAATCTTCAAATTAATAATAAAGATATTGATGTAGATAAAACCGATTCGCCGCTCCATAATTCGATTTCGCATATTGACGAACTGGAACTTGATAACAACCAAACATCGTTTAATCTTGAATTTGCATCATTAAATTATACCGCTCCGGAACTGACTGAATATTGGTACAAACTTGAAAACGTTAACAATGACTGGGTTTATCTGGAAAGAAACAACAAAGTCTTTTTTACGGAACTGGCGCCGGGCGATTATGTTTTTAAAGTAAAATCGCTGAATAGTTTTGGGGTTTGGAGCAAAGAAGTAGAATTGAAAATCAGGATTCTGCCTCCGTTTTGGGCGAGCAATTATGCCTACTTTTTTTATTTTCTGCTGATATGCGGTTCGTTTTATTACATTATCCGCTATTCTAATAACCTGACCGAAATTAAAAACAACCGAAAAATAAAGCATCTGAACGACGAAAAAGAGAAAGAAATTTATCAGGCCAAAATTGACTTTTTTACCAATGTCGCGCACGAAATCAGAACACCTCTTACATTGATAAAAGGTCCCTTGGAAAAA
This portion of the Flavobacterium gelatinilyticum genome encodes:
- a CDS encoding hybrid sensor histidine kinase/response regulator gives rise to the protein MRKFFLFWFLFIFSTNFIQAQEYYFKHFQVEEGLSNNTVLTSLQDEDGFMWFGTKDGLNRFDGYRFKTYRSNQDPIHSLGSNYIQSLHEYKGIIWVGTDKGLYRYNKKNDQFTVLNEAINDRINDINHDKHGNIWFVSGNILYKYSTTKKETKTFSPNKYFIATSISQDAYGEIWAASLNKVYRYSEESLSFEHIPITPPANSSNFRITTIYALDKNNIAIGTQEDGVLIYNIKNKTTSNLEFSSKKPVYVRQFKKKDNCELWIASESGVYVYNLITKTSLNLRKNYNDPYAISDNAAYSITIDKENGVWVGTYFGGINYHQKQYTQFKKYFPQKGQNSISGSAVREIHKDDRGDLWIGTEDAGLNRFNPKTQTFTSYLPNGSKSSVSYYNIHALMPRKDKIWIGTFEHGLDVLDRNSGMVIKHYSANNPATGLHSNFIFSFYETKKDELIVITTMGLYRYNEQKDSFDILKTFPETTHYTTYKEDSDGNLWAGSYRDGLFYYNPKSGKREVFIYDYKNAKGISNNSINYIFEDSSKNLWFATENGLNLFDKKTRTFKKFTTKNGLPSNVVYSILEDDNRNLWLTTSKGLVKFSPDHKGVKIYTTANGLLSDQFNYASAFKDADGNMYFGNLNGMISFNPKNFTKNKYTPSIFITNLQINNKDIDVDKTDSPLHNSISHIDELELDNNQTSFNLEFASLNYTAPELTEYWYKLENVNNDWVYLERNNKVFFTELAPGDYVFKVKSLNSFGVWSKEVELKIRILPPFWASNYAYFFYFLLICGSFYYIIRYSNNLTEIKNNRKIKHLNDEKEKEIYQAKIDFFTNVAHEIRTPLTLIKGPLEKLLVMEHQSAEVPQNLSIMKKNTSRLLKLVNELLDFRKSEIGGLKLTFVEANISSMVRNLHLRFSQLIEERGIEFEPELGEKDIFAFVDKEAFKKILSNLMNNAIKYSKDKVSITLFRDEKKLTLTVKNDGNQIPFHLKEKIFEPFFRVDNSDTASGTGIGLSLAHSLAQLHHGNLQLVPDAKLNIFELIVPLRQEEEFMFYNETEKEETESEPEVVEVENKDEKTQILVVEDNEDLLHFITTELSSHYTIFKADNGENALKIIHNENIQLVISDVSMPVMDGITLCKEIKTNLETSHIPVILLTAKNSLKSQIDGLEVGADAYIAKPFSMDYLKVQANNLIENRKQIMNYYASSPLSHIKSIAHNKTDEKFLKKLDEEILKNITDPDLSVESLAEIMNMSRSTLYRKIKDISNLSPNELINIVRLKRAAELLLTENYKMYEIAEMVGYKSQTSFGRNFQKHFAMSPSDYIAMNR